A single window of Malus sylvestris chromosome 5, drMalSylv7.2, whole genome shotgun sequence DNA harbors:
- the LOC126624427 gene encoding dihydroceramide fatty acyl 2-hydroxylase FAH1-like: protein MVAQDFQVDLNKALVFQVGYLGEAYQEWVHQPIVSKEGPRFFESEFWEFLTRTVWWAVPVIWLPVVFYAISVSVRMGHTFPEVALTVVAGIFVWTLMEYTLHRFLFHIETKSYWGNTLHYLLHGCHHKHPMDGLRLVFPPAATAILCIPFWNLVKLMSSPTFAPALFGGGLLGYVMYDCTHYYLHHGQPTSEVPRNLKRYHLNHHFRIQDKGFGITSSIWDRVFGTLPQPKAAKKVC from the exons ATGGTTGCGCAGGACTTCCAAGTTGATTTGAATAAAGCCCTCGTGTTTCAG GTTGGCTATCTTGGAGAAGCGTACCAAGAGTGGGTTCACCAGCCGATTGTTAGCAAGGAAGGCCCTCGATTTTTTGAAAGTGAATTTTGGGAG TTCTTAACCCGCACTGTGTGGTGGGCAGTTCCTGTCATATGGCTACCAGTTGTGTTTTATGCCATCTCAGTGTCTGTACGGATGGGCCATACATTCCCTGAAGTTGCTCTGACAGTTGTTGCTGGCATTTTTGTCTGGACATTGATGGAATACACGTTGCACCGCTTTCTTTTCCACATTGAAACAAAGAGCTACTG GGGGAACACTTTACATTATCTTCTTCACGGCTGCCACCATAAGCACCCAATGGACGGCCTGCGACTTGTTTTCCCTCCTGCTGCGACAGCTATTTTATGCATTCCA TTCTGGAACTTGGTGAAGCTGATGTCTTCTCCTACTTTTGCTCCTGCTTTGTTTGGAGGCGGTTTATTGGGCTATGTGATGTATGATTGCACCCATTACTATCTTCATCACGGTCAGCCAACAAGTGAGGTACCCCGAAATCTGAAG AGATACCACTTGAATCATCACTTCAGGATCCAAGATAAGGGCTTCGGAATAACTTCAAGCATATGGGACAGGGTGTTCGGAACACTTCCACAACCGAAGGCAGCCAAGAAAGTTTGTTAG